In Marinomonas posidonica IVIA-Po-181, a single window of DNA contains:
- a CDS encoding glycosyltransferase, translated as MQVLVIGYVWPEPNSSAAGSRMMQLLQSFYNQAWHITFASPAQLSDHMADLSQLNIQQDQIELNSDTFDHYIADKKPDIVIFDRFMMEEQFGWRVEKFSPDSLRVLNTEDLHSLRQARHNALKAQREFQLTDLYSEQGIREIAAIHRCDLTLMISEFETQLLKDKFHVPETHLMHLPFMLDTPTEVEELVAFDQRQHFISIGNFRHAPNWDAVLQLKTQIWPKIRQRLPQAELHIYGAYPPPKATQLHNPKQGFHIKGWAEDAKKVMASARICLAPLRFGAGIKGKLVEAMEVGTPSITTHVGAESMHGEWPWNGIITDDMDEFIHAAVSLYEDQQSWQLLQKNGLQILQARYQASEWEGKLINRLTRQIQLKTPLRQQHFLGLMLRHHSLKSTQYMSQWIELKNKQDSSPRTSD; from the coding sequence GTGCAAGTATTAGTGATTGGCTATGTTTGGCCAGAACCCAACTCCTCGGCTGCTGGCAGTCGCATGATGCAGTTACTGCAAAGCTTTTATAATCAAGCATGGCACATCACCTTTGCCAGTCCTGCGCAACTCAGCGACCATATGGCCGACCTCAGTCAACTTAACATCCAACAAGACCAGATCGAACTCAACAGCGATACCTTTGACCACTATATAGCTGACAAAAAACCAGACATTGTCATCTTCGATCGATTCATGATGGAAGAGCAATTTGGCTGGCGGGTGGAAAAATTCAGTCCTGATTCACTGCGCGTCTTAAATACGGAAGATCTACACTCGCTCAGGCAAGCCAGACACAATGCACTGAAAGCGCAACGTGAGTTCCAGCTTACCGACCTCTACAGCGAACAAGGCATACGCGAAATCGCCGCCATACACCGTTGTGATTTAACCCTAATGATTTCGGAGTTCGAAACCCAGTTATTAAAAGACAAGTTTCATGTGCCTGAGACGCACCTAATGCATTTGCCGTTTATGCTGGACACCCCAACTGAAGTCGAAGAACTTGTTGCCTTTGACCAGCGCCAACACTTCATCAGCATAGGCAACTTTCGCCACGCACCAAATTGGGATGCGGTACTGCAATTAAAAACGCAAATTTGGCCCAAGATACGTCAACGGCTACCACAGGCTGAACTGCATATTTACGGCGCTTACCCGCCCCCTAAAGCCACCCAACTGCATAACCCCAAACAAGGGTTTCATATTAAAGGTTGGGCAGAGGACGCCAAAAAAGTTATGGCAAGCGCTCGAATCTGCTTAGCGCCTTTGCGTTTTGGTGCCGGCATTAAAGGTAAACTAGTCGAAGCCATGGAAGTCGGAACACCGAGCATTACCACTCATGTTGGCGCTGAATCCATGCATGGTGAATGGCCTTGGAACGGCATAATTACAGACGATATGGATGAGTTTATTCATGCCGCCGTGTCACTCTATGAAGACCAACAAAGCTGGCAACTGTTGCAGAAAAATGGTTTGCAGATTTTACAAGCTCGCTATCAAGCCAGTGAATGGGAAGGCAAATTGATCAATCGATTGACGCGACAAATTCAGCTCAAAACGCCATTACGCCAACAACACTTTTTAGGGCTCATGCTCAGGCATCACAGCTTAAAAAGTACGCAATATATGTCACAATGGATTGAGTTGAAAAACAAACAGGACTCATCACCACGAACGAGTGATTAG
- the fabV gene encoding enoyl-ACP reductase FabV, with protein MIIKPKIRGFICTTTHPVGCEQNVREQIALTKKNGAIENGPKKVLVIGSSSGYGLSSRIAAAFGSGAATIGVFFEKPGTEKKPGTAGWYNAAAFDKAAKEEGLYAKSINGDAFSNEARDKVIELIKEDLGQIDMVVYSLASPVRKLPETGEVVRSVLKPIGQPYRSTAIDTNKDVIIEAEIEPATEEEIAATTTVMGGEDWELWMSALQEAGVLAEGVRTVAYSYIGSDITWPIYWHGALGKAKEDLDRASAAINTELSALNGGANVAVLKSVVTQASSAIPVMPLYLAMVFKVMREKGLHEGCMDQIYRMFAERLFNNHNPTELTDDTNRLRLDDWELRDDVQQACRDLWPQVNDENLFAKTDYQLYKDEFLKLFGFGIDGVDYEADVNPVADFEVITL; from the coding sequence ATGATCATTAAACCAAAAATTCGTGGATTTATTTGTACAACGACTCATCCAGTGGGCTGTGAGCAAAATGTAAGAGAGCAGATTGCGCTTACAAAGAAAAATGGTGCCATTGAAAATGGCCCTAAAAAAGTACTCGTGATTGGTTCTTCTAGTGGTTATGGTCTTTCTTCGCGTATTGCCGCCGCGTTTGGTTCAGGTGCAGCGACTATCGGTGTGTTCTTTGAGAAACCTGGGACAGAGAAAAAGCCAGGCACAGCCGGTTGGTACAATGCGGCAGCATTTGATAAAGCGGCAAAAGAAGAAGGCCTGTATGCGAAAAGCATCAATGGCGATGCATTCTCTAACGAAGCCCGTGACAAAGTGATTGAGTTGATCAAGGAAGACCTTGGTCAAATTGATATGGTGGTTTACTCATTGGCGTCGCCAGTTCGTAAATTGCCTGAGACAGGCGAAGTGGTTCGTTCTGTATTGAAGCCGATTGGTCAGCCATACCGTTCTACTGCTATTGATACCAACAAAGATGTCATAATTGAAGCGGAAATTGAGCCGGCGACAGAAGAAGAGATTGCCGCAACCACCACAGTAATGGGTGGTGAAGATTGGGAATTATGGATGTCGGCGCTACAGGAAGCGGGCGTGTTGGCGGAAGGCGTTCGCACTGTTGCTTACTCTTATATCGGTTCTGATATCACTTGGCCAATCTACTGGCATGGTGCCCTAGGTAAAGCGAAAGAAGATTTGGATCGTGCTTCAGCCGCCATCAATACCGAATTGTCAGCTCTTAACGGTGGTGCAAATGTGGCGGTTCTTAAGTCTGTGGTAACGCAAGCGTCTTCAGCCATTCCGGTTATGCCATTGTACTTGGCCATGGTGTTCAAGGTAATGCGTGAAAAAGGTCTGCATGAAGGTTGTATGGATCAAATTTATCGCATGTTTGCAGAGCGCTTATTCAATAACCATAACCCTACGGAATTAACCGATGACACTAATCGCCTGCGTCTGGATGATTGGGAATTACGTGATGACGTGCAACAGGCATGTCGTGATCTTTGGCCACAAGTAAATGATGAGAACTTGTTTGCGAAAACCGATTACCAACTCTACAAAGATGAATTCCTGAAGTTGTTTGGTTTTGGTATCGATGGTGTGGATTATGAAGCGGATGTGAATCCGGTAGCGGATTTTGAAGTGATTACTCTGTAA
- a CDS encoding insulinase family protein — protein MTKAVTFICFLFSLSYSCALFSAQETKTPETSSENALTKDTTLTSGTLTPAPPLPQNIISDHTGTLNNNSDALSDNSVTLNGNTENHQTSDTMDKQKPTKDKETNLVVHDTLIGKIEEIPHKSRTDQSNYHFITLSNGLKVTLVSDPQAEKFAASLSVKVGSFQDPNKQLGLAHLVEHMLFLGTEKYPKSGDYQHYIHDHAGTHNAYTSTDTTNFFFDVKPSAYEGALDRFSQFFIAPLFSESLTQREKNAVDAEYKAKIKTDSRRNNQALKTLINPKHPYSRFTVGNLKTLKDRPKHPLREQVLNLYKQHYYAENMALVLVANLAHEPLAKLAQHYFSNIPKQTKQTKQTKQPVLVETYPDLIKTNLEQPKLQFVRSFSDRNSVRFHYQIPAQGQNYKTQPTRYLSYVLGNENKQSLYSTLKNEDLITSISASTSKDYGHNAFFTVSINLTNKGMTQINQVAKHFFASISLLKSSPVNPMYLDEGLKLSRLMFNNQSYVPPIRLARALSSRMLTVDTMDLLGSYRVEKTATQEEVQALLKHLTPNNLLIQIASQQNFPEKWAAEPSHWLEEPWYQTNYSNHHFSQAFLNMMSLAVKNTFVSLPQKNLFIPNTLELVDEKDDKPTPIFEKQGFRFWHKSDPSFNKPTAMNFLAIRFDHASDTAKHILANRLWTRLFNASISEATYSPYVAGLGYSFYPHANGVTIRTNGYSDKQDEYLTWLVDQLFLYRPNLEKFEQAKQQLATDFKNQQNRQAFRNANTAFNTLITKNSHTTETLKQALQALPFSDYKNFIKHARESFNIVAYSTGNVTKANTEKLAETLYQRFTGRLVDRTPVKIKTKNILPHQRLHAPFTSSSDDNVILYTLIDTSHQGQEETPASIAQKCYFTLLNTLIKSAFYQELRTEKQMGYIVGTQNLSIRSTPILGLLVQSPNKDNLTLIRAIESFLDKQEIKLKNLTDEAFLVAKNAMLTDVTREAKTLSENALKEWPQIAKSEPNFKTKEEWIEAVEKIKKEDFVRFIKQKIESEQITRIIVHNKAFPDELSNQQHWQATSAAYQSL, from the coding sequence ATGACCAAAGCCGTAACTTTCATTTGTTTTCTTTTTAGCCTTTCCTATAGTTGTGCTCTATTTTCAGCACAAGAAACAAAGACGCCCGAAACATCGTCCGAAAACGCTTTAACAAAAGATACTACTTTAACAAGCGGCACCCTCACGCCTGCCCCCCCTCTTCCTCAGAACATCATTTCCGACCACACAGGCACTCTAAATAACAATTCAGACGCTCTAAGTGATAACTCAGTCACGTTAAACGGCAACACAGAAAACCATCAAACTTCCGACACAATGGACAAGCAAAAACCGACAAAGGATAAAGAGACAAACCTTGTCGTTCACGACACCTTGATCGGTAAAATTGAAGAAATCCCACATAAAAGCCGCACTGATCAGAGCAACTATCATTTCATCACCCTCTCTAACGGACTGAAAGTGACGCTCGTCAGCGACCCGCAAGCCGAAAAGTTTGCCGCCTCACTGTCTGTAAAGGTAGGCAGCTTTCAGGACCCAAACAAGCAACTTGGACTGGCTCACCTAGTGGAGCATATGCTGTTTCTTGGCACCGAAAAATACCCCAAATCTGGTGATTACCAACACTACATCCACGACCACGCTGGAACACACAATGCTTACACCAGCACAGACACCACCAACTTCTTTTTTGACGTCAAACCATCTGCCTATGAAGGGGCTCTAGATAGATTTTCACAATTTTTTATTGCCCCCTTGTTTAGCGAGTCATTAACCCAGAGGGAAAAAAATGCTGTCGATGCGGAATATAAAGCCAAAATCAAAACGGACAGCCGTCGTAACAATCAAGCTTTAAAAACACTTATCAACCCAAAGCACCCCTACAGTCGCTTTACGGTGGGAAACTTAAAAACCCTCAAAGACAGACCCAAGCACCCTCTAAGAGAACAAGTGCTCAACCTATACAAACAACACTATTACGCTGAAAACATGGCCTTAGTCCTAGTTGCCAACCTAGCTCATGAACCACTGGCCAAGCTTGCACAACACTATTTCTCTAACATTCCCAAACAGACCAAACAGACCAAACAGACCAAACAGCCCGTTTTAGTTGAGACCTACCCAGACTTAATCAAGACCAACTTAGAACAACCAAAATTGCAATTTGTGCGCTCTTTCTCTGATCGCAACAGCGTTCGTTTTCACTATCAAATTCCAGCACAAGGACAGAACTACAAAACTCAACCCACACGCTACCTGTCCTATGTTTTAGGTAACGAAAACAAGCAATCCCTCTATTCAACTCTAAAGAACGAAGACTTAATCACCAGCATCTCAGCCTCAACAAGTAAAGACTATGGTCATAATGCTTTTTTCACGGTGAGCATTAACCTGACAAATAAGGGCATGACACAAATAAACCAGGTAGCGAAACATTTTTTCGCAAGCATTAGCTTACTTAAATCCTCCCCAGTTAACCCCATGTACCTTGATGAAGGGTTAAAATTAAGCCGCTTAATGTTTAACAATCAAAGCTATGTTCCGCCGATTCGACTCGCCCGCGCACTTTCTTCACGTATGTTAACCGTAGATACTATGGATCTACTTGGCAGTTATAGAGTGGAAAAAACCGCCACGCAAGAAGAGGTTCAAGCGCTTTTAAAGCACCTCACCCCTAACAATCTACTAATACAAATCGCCAGCCAACAAAACTTCCCTGAAAAATGGGCCGCCGAACCTTCTCACTGGCTAGAAGAACCCTGGTATCAAACGAATTACAGCAACCACCATTTTAGCCAAGCCTTTCTGAACATGATGAGTTTGGCCGTAAAAAACACATTTGTTAGCCTTCCACAAAAAAACCTTTTTATCCCCAACACCCTTGAGCTGGTAGACGAAAAAGACGATAAACCAACACCAATATTTGAAAAGCAAGGCTTTCGCTTCTGGCATAAATCCGATCCAAGTTTTAACAAACCAACGGCAATGAATTTTTTAGCCATCCGCTTTGATCATGCAAGCGATACCGCCAAACACATCCTAGCCAATCGATTATGGACACGATTGTTCAATGCCAGCATCAGCGAAGCTACCTACTCACCCTACGTTGCTGGCCTGGGTTACAGCTTCTACCCACATGCTAACGGCGTCACCATTCGTACCAACGGCTACTCAGACAAACAAGACGAGTACTTAACTTGGTTAGTCGATCAACTGTTTCTCTATCGCCCCAACCTAGAAAAATTCGAACAGGCAAAACAACAGTTAGCAACAGACTTTAAAAACCAGCAAAACCGACAAGCTTTCCGCAATGCCAACACAGCGTTCAACACACTCATCACTAAAAACAGCCACACCACAGAAACCCTCAAACAAGCCCTGCAAGCCTTGCCCTTTAGCGACTACAAAAACTTCATTAAACACGCCAGAGAAAGCTTTAACATAGTGGCTTACAGTACTGGCAACGTCACTAAAGCAAACACTGAAAAACTGGCCGAAACCCTATACCAGCGTTTCACTGGTCGCCTTGTTGATCGCACACCAGTCAAGATCAAAACCAAGAACATTCTTCCGCACCAAAGACTTCATGCGCCTTTCACCTCCAGCAGTGACGACAACGTTATTCTCTATACCCTGATCGACACTAGCCATCAAGGACAGGAGGAAACCCCCGCCTCAATTGCTCAAAAGTGTTACTTCACCTTACTCAACACCTTAATAAAAAGTGCTTTCTATCAAGAACTCAGAACGGAAAAGCAAATGGGCTATATTGTCGGCACACAAAATTTAAGCATCCGCAGCACACCTATTTTAGGCTTGTTGGTGCAATCCCCAAATAAAGACAACTTAACCCTAATCAGAGCCATTGAGAGCTTCTTAGACAAACAAGAAATCAAACTGAAAAATTTAACAGACGAAGCGTTTTTAGTGGCAAAAAATGCCATGCTGACGGACGTCACACGAGAAGCAAAAACGCTAAGTGAAAACGCCTTAAAGGAATGGCCTCAGATCGCCAAATCCGAACCAAATTTTAAAACCAAGGAAGAATGGATTGAGGCTGTAGAAAAAATTAAAAAGGAGGATTTTGTGCGCTTTATAAAGCAGAAAATTGAGTCCGAGCAGATCACTCGAATTATAGTGCATAACAAGGCGTTTCCTGACGAGCTAAGCAACCAGCAACATTGGCAAGCAACGTCAGCCGCCTATCAGAGCCTCTAA